The DNA region TCGCGCCGAGGAGGTCACGGCCGCGGACCTTGTCGAGCCACCCCTTCAGCTTGACGAGGTCGACGTCGTTCTCCTCGAGCTCGGCGTAGGTGAAGTGATTCGCCTCGTATTCGTGGTGGATTTCTTGAAGGAAGTCACCGCAGCGGTCGGCGATCTCCTCGTATTCGTCGTCGCGTGCCGCGTTGAACAGCTCGATCAGTTGACTCTGATCTCCGAGCACCGTGGATTCGAAGAGCAGCGCGTTTCCACCCATCTCCTCGATCTCGGCCCGCAACGCCCGCATCGCGCGTTCTCCGGCCGGCGACGCGGGCAGTGCCGCCGCGGCGTTCTGGACGTAGATGGCACCGAGGCCCTTGATCTTTCGCCAGACCCCGGCGCGCAGGCGGGTCGGATCGCTCGGGATGCGGTACACGAGCAGCAACCATCGATCGGGCTTGCGCTTGCCGGCCGCGCCGCCTTCAGGGGTCATGGGTACAAGCTACGTCGTCCCACGGAAATCCCGGTGGGCCCCCGAGGGGCTCCGGGAGTCGGAGTCGGCCCAGAGTTCCGGTCCGGCACGGCCGTGGCGGCGGTGAATCAGGGCCGATGACCGCGATCTCAGGAGACCGCGTGACGAGCCGCGAGGTCAGACCCGCTGCCGCCCGTGGTAGGTGCTCGCGGCGAGGAAGGCCACCGCCAGCAAGGGGATGAGGATCACCGCGGCGACCCGTTCGTGACGGAGCGCGAGCGCGAGGCCGACGACCACCAGCACCCCGATGAACAGCGACGGTACCTCGCCGATGAGGAAGTCCCACCAGAAGCGCCCGAAGGCGGCGAGCAGCGACCCGATCTTGGCCATCAGTGGGCCACCTCAGGCTGCGCGGCCGAAGGAGCGGGGATCGGGAAGCGCTTCATCGAGGCGATCGAGGCCATCGTCATCGCCCAGAAGAAGGCGATGAGCACGAGGATCGCGAGGTCGCTGCCGGGCCAGTGGATCCCCGCACCCTCGCCGACCCAGAAGACGCCGAAGCTGGAGAGCATGACGCCGACGACGATCTTCATGGTGTTCTCGGGCACCTCCGAGAGCTGTCGGGTGACCATGAAGCCGACGATCGTCACCAGCACGACCGCGGCGCTCGCTGCGATGACGGCCAGGCCGAGGTGGTGGCCGCTCACCCCCAGGCTGAGGACGATGAGCACGACCTCGGTACCCTCGAGGAGCACGCCCTTGAAGGCGACGACGAAGGCCACCGCGTCGCGCTTCACCTTGGTCTCGGTGGCGGTTCCGGAGAGCTTGGCGACGGTGCTCTGGA from Acidimicrobiales bacterium includes:
- a CDS encoding Chromate resistance protein ChrB, producing MTPEGGAAGKRKPDRWLLLVYRIPSDPTRLRAGVWRKIKGLGAIYVQNAAAALPASPAGERAMRALRAEIEEMGGNALLFESTVLGDQSQLIELFNAARDDEYEEIADRCGDFLQEIHHEYEANHFTYAELEENDVDLVKLKGWLDKVRGRDLLGAKGLDAAVEALAVCEKSLEEYAARVYAEEGEGQSGL